A section of the Campylobacter lanienae NCTC 13004 genome encodes:
- a CDS encoding DedA family protein has product MQDILTNLSTYGYLILFLYSLGGGMIAIIGAGLLSFEGSMSLSLSIAIAAVANFIGDMILVYMGRYNKSSVMPYFKSHKRKLALAQILFKKYGDKIIFIKKYIYGLKTLVPLAIGLTKYSLVKFAIINAICAIIWAVSLGLLSYYAGEFISQLALYFGDKSYIIPLFLFVLLALIWLYFSWATKKR; this is encoded by the coding sequence ATGCAAGATATATTGACAAATCTCTCTACTTATGGATATTTAATACTATTTTTATATAGCTTAGGTGGTGGAATGATCGCTATCATAGGTGCTGGGTTGCTTAGCTTTGAAGGTAGTATGAGCTTAAGCCTATCTATAGCTATTGCCGCAGTGGCAAATTTCATCGGCGATATGATTTTGGTATATATGGGTAGGTATAATAAAAGCTCGGTAATGCCATATTTCAAATCGCATAAAAGAAAATTAGCCCTAGCTCAAATTCTATTTAAAAAATATGGCGATAAGATTATTTTTATTAAAAAATATATTTACGGATTAAAAACCCTAGTCCCACTCGCCATAGGATTAACCAAATATAGCTTAGTTAAATTCGCTATCATAAACGCTATTTGTGCTATTATATGGGCAGTTAGCCTCGGGTTGCTTAGCTATTATGCTGGTGAGTTTATATCTCAGTTGGCTCTGTATTTTGGCGATAAAAGCTATATTATTCCGCTATTTTTATTTGTTTTATTGGCTCTTATATGGTTGTATTTTAGCTGGGCTACCAAAAAGCGATAA
- a CDS encoding phosphomannomutase/phosphoglucomutase produces the protein MFDSIFREYDIRGIYQKDLNEQSVKAIGICLGNVMKSRGVKSVSVGYDARVSARDLFGYLVSGFNAAGLEIYDIGMLPTPVGYFSVFTDKFDANVMITGSHNPKEYNGFKITIKKDSYFGDDLQALKDAVNKFIASGGVVEDNFSAIKFDILSSYVDFYAKEFSHLKGLKTKIICDAGNGVAGITLMPIAKALGLEFNVLYPEPDGEFPNHHPDPSEEKNIKELKEALKNGYDIGFGFDGDADRIAVLTPKRTIKGDDLAYLYAKNMKNPRVLGEVKCSQNMYDEIDKIGKSFMGKTGHSNIKKAMKELNIDMAAEVSGHIFFKERFFGFDDGVYAMIRVLELIANGFDLDGELDKLPKLYSTDEMKIKADDESKFKIIEALKIELNRANNGLPKIVDIIDIDGVRIKFENGWGLVRASNTTPVIVTRFEANSEQNMLEIQNGVIALVDKIMANINA, from the coding sequence ATGTTTGATTCTATATTTAGAGAGTATGATATAAGAGGAATTTACCAAAAAGATTTAAATGAGCAAAGTGTCAAAGCAATAGGAATATGCCTTGGCAATGTGATGAAAAGCCGTGGAGTAAAGAGTGTAAGCGTAGGATATGATGCTAGGGTTTCGGCTAGGGATTTATTTGGGTATTTAGTGAGTGGATTTAATGCGGCTGGGCTTGAGATTTATGATATTGGGATGTTGCCTACGCCGGTTGGATATTTTAGTGTTTTTACGGATAAATTTGATGCTAATGTGATGATAACTGGTAGCCATAATCCAAAGGAGTATAATGGATTTAAGATTACGATTAAAAAAGATAGCTATTTTGGTGATGATTTACAAGCTTTAAAAGATGCCGTTAATAAATTTATAGCTAGTGGTGGAGTGGTTGAAGATAATTTTAGTGCTATTAAATTTGATATTTTAAGCTCATATGTGGATTTTTATGCTAAGGAATTTTCGCATCTCAAAGGGCTAAAGACAAAGATTATTTGCGATGCGGGAAATGGTGTAGCGGGTATAACTCTAATGCCTATAGCTAAGGCGCTTGGGCTGGAGTTTAATGTGCTATACCCAGAGCCTGATGGAGAGTTTCCAAATCACCATCCAGATCCTAGTGAAGAGAAGAATATAAAAGAGCTAAAAGAGGCTTTGAAAAATGGCTATGATATTGGGTTTGGATTTGATGGGGATGCTGATAGGATAGCGGTTTTAACGCCAAAACGCACGATAAAAGGGGATGATTTAGCCTATTTATATGCTAAAAATATGAAAAATCCTAGGGTTTTAGGCGAGGTCAAATGTAGTCAAAATATGTATGATGAGATAGATAAAATCGGTAAAAGCTTCATGGGCAAAACCGGTCATAGCAATATCAAAAAAGCTATGAAAGAGCTAAATATTGATATGGCGGCTGAGGTGAGTGGGCATATATTTTTCAAAGAGAGATTTTTTGGTTTTGATGATGGTGTATATGCGATGATAAGGGTGCTTGAGCTAATAGCAAATGGATTTGATTTGGATGGGGAGTTAGATAAATTACCTAAGCTATATTCAACCGATGAGATGAAGATAAAAGCCGATGATGAGAGTAAATTTAAGATTATAGAGGCGTTAAAAATTGAGTTAAATAGAGCTAATAATGGGCTACCAAAGATAGTTGATATTATCGATATTGATGGGGTGAGAATTAAATTTGAAAATGGCTGGGGATTAGTAAGAGCGTCTAATACAACTCCTGTGATAGTCACTAGATTTGAAGCAAATTCAGAGCAAAATATGCTAGAAATTCAAAATGGCGTGATAGCTTTGGTAGATAAAATTATGGCTAATATCAATGCGTAG
- the thiF gene encoding sulfur carrier protein ThiS adenylyltransferase ThiF, with product MKQIIVNSITKNVNSNTLSQLRTELGFDDSVITIYKGFATNDDLELSDGDSVVFINKGELPPKECLKEMMRARNSPEVNIALDSAKVGIAGLGGLGSSVAIALARVGVSSLKLVDFDTVDPSNLNRQQYFIDDLGKYKTQALADIIAKINPFVSVEIETVKLDENNINLVFQNYDIVAECFDNPKAKAMLINNLKNKIIVAASGMAGYGRSDDIKTIQMAKNLYICGDLKSAASIGNGLMAPRVGICAMKQANQILDILIKRVKDNG from the coding sequence ATGAAACAGATAATAGTAAATTCAATCACAAAAAATGTAAATTCCAACACACTTTCTCAGTTGCGAACAGAGCTTGGCTTTGATGATAGCGTGATTACCATATATAAAGGCTTTGCTACTAATGATGATTTAGAGCTAAGCGATGGTGATAGCGTAGTTTTTATAAACAAAGGCGAGCTTCCGCCAAAAGAGTGCTTAAAAGAGATGATGAGAGCTAGAAATAGCCCTGAGGTAAATATCGCTCTTGATAGTGCTAAAGTCGGTATAGCTGGGCTTGGCGGCCTTGGTAGTAGCGTGGCTATAGCCTTAGCTAGAGTTGGGGTAAGCTCTTTAAAATTAGTTGATTTCGATACCGTAGATCCATCAAATTTAAATCGCCAACAATACTTCATAGATGACCTTGGCAAATACAAAACCCAAGCCCTAGCAGATATAATCGCCAAAATTAATCCATTTGTAAGCGTAGAGATAGAGACCGTAAAACTAGATGAAAACAATATAAATTTAGTATTTCAAAACTACGATATAGTGGCTGAATGCTTTGATAATCCTAAAGCCAAAGCTATGCTTATAAACAATCTCAAAAACAAAATTATAGTCGCCGCAAGCGGTATGGCAGGATATGGTAGAAGCGATGATATCAAAACAATCCAAATGGCCAAAAACCTCTATATCTGCGGAGATTTAAAAAGTGCTGCAAGCATAGGAAATGGCCTTATGGCTCCAAGGGTCGGTATCTGTGCTATGAAACAAGCAAATCAAATTTTAGATATTTTAATAAAGCGAGTAAAAGATAATGGATAA
- the thiH gene encoding 2-iminoacetate synthase ThiH: MKFIQKTDPMDYLPSQEQIKSDIMLRVLNERQNVDFDKFSAFDVQKALDKDNLNLTDLQALLSPVADNFLEEIVAKSKATKERYFGKNIYLFTPQYIANHCDNNCVYCGFKVGNDIKRAQLDENDIIKELENIAKTGLKEILILTGESQTKTPLNYIANACRLAKKYFDIVGVEIYPLNSDEYAILHDNGVDFVTVFQETYNPIKYGKIHLYGNKRVFPYRFNAQERALIGGMRGVAFAALLGIDDWRKDAMATALHASLIQAKYPHAEISISVPRLRPIINNNKINPRDVTERALLQVIAAYRLFLPYANITLSSRESAYFRDHAIALGVTKVSAGVSVAIGEHGGKDDESKGDGQFEISDNRDVNQMKIAIKNAGLTPVMSDYVDSKI, translated from the coding sequence ATGAAATTCATACAAAAAACAGACCCAATGGATTATCTACCATCGCAAGAGCAGATCAAAAGCGATATAATGCTAAGGGTTTTAAATGAACGCCAAAATGTGGATTTTGATAAATTCAGTGCCTTTGATGTCCAAAAAGCCTTAGATAAAGATAATCTAAATTTAACAGATCTTCAAGCCCTTTTAAGCCCAGTAGCTGATAATTTTCTTGAAGAGATAGTAGCCAAATCCAAAGCCACCAAAGAGCGATATTTCGGTAAAAATATCTATCTTTTCACCCCGCAATACATAGCCAATCACTGCGATAATAACTGCGTTTATTGCGGATTTAAAGTGGGTAATGATATCAAAAGAGCGCAATTAGACGAAAATGATATCATCAAAGAGCTAGAAAATATCGCTAAAACCGGATTAAAAGAGATACTCATCCTAACAGGCGAATCCCAAACCAAAACACCGCTAAATTATATCGCAAACGCTTGTAGATTAGCTAAAAAATATTTTGATATAGTTGGCGTTGAAATTTATCCATTAAATAGTGATGAATACGCTATTTTACATGATAATGGCGTAGATTTTGTAACCGTTTTTCAAGAGACTTATAACCCTATAAAATATGGCAAAATTCATCTATACGGCAACAAAAGAGTCTTTCCATATAGATTTAACGCTCAAGAAAGAGCATTAATAGGCGGTATGCGTGGCGTGGCATTTGCGGCGCTTCTTGGGATCGATGACTGGCGCAAAGATGCTATGGCAACCGCTCTTCATGCATCCTTAATCCAAGCCAAATATCCTCACGCAGAAATTTCCATCTCCGTCCCACGCCTAAGACCGATTATCAATAATAACAAGATAAACCCACGAGATGTAACCGAACGAGCCTTATTACAAGTGATCGCTGCTTATAGGCTGTTTTTACCATACGCCAATATAACGCTTAGTAGCCGTGAGAGTGCGTATTTTAGAGATCATGCCATAGCTCTTGGCGTTACTAAAGTCTCAGCCGGAGTAAGCGTAGCTATCGGCGAACACGGTGGCAAAGATGATGAAAGCAAGGGCGATGGACAATTTGAAATAAGCGATAATAGAGATGTCAATCAAATGAAAATCGCTATCAAAAATGCCGGCTTAACACCAGTTATGAGCGACTATGTCGATAGCAAAATTTAA
- a CDS encoding thiazole synthase yields the protein MDKLNLGGRLFDSRFIMGSGKFDPELITACIEEANAQIITLAIRRVNKDSDISITKFIPQNITLLPNTSGARDASEALRIARLGRELGCGDMIKIEVIRDSKFLLPDNYQTLKAVELLASDGFIPLAYMMPDLVAARDMANAGAAAIMPLAAPIGSNKGLSNKDIIQILIDEIDLPIIVDAGIGRPSQACEAMEMGCAAVMVNTAIATAGDIKAMARAFKNAVIAGRDAYLAKFGRVINTAQASSPLTGFLGQ from the coding sequence ATGGATAAACTAAATTTAGGCGGAAGGCTATTTGATTCTAGATTTATTATGGGAAGTGGCAAATTTGACCCCGAGCTAATCACCGCTTGTATAGAAGAAGCAAACGCTCAAATCATCACCCTAGCAATCCGCAGAGTAAATAAAGATAGCGATATAAGCATAACCAAATTTATCCCCCAAAATATCACCCTACTACCAAACACAAGTGGTGCTAGAGACGCTAGTGAAGCCCTTAGAATCGCCCGTTTAGGTAGAGAGCTTGGCTGTGGCGATATGATAAAAATAGAAGTAATTAGAGATAGCAAATTCCTACTACCTGATAACTATCAAACATTAAAAGCCGTTGAGCTTTTAGCTAGTGATGGCTTTATCCCACTTGCTTATATGATGCCAGACCTAGTCGCTGCTAGAGATATGGCAAACGCCGGCGCAGCAGCCATCATGCCCTTAGCCGCACCAATCGGATCAAATAAAGGCCTAAGCAATAAAGATATAATCCAAATTTTAATAGATGAAATAGACCTACCAATCATCGTAGATGCCGGTATCGGTCGCCCTAGCCAAGCATGTGAGGCTATGGAGATGGGTTGCGCTGCTGTGATGGTAAATACCGCTATTGCCACAGCTGGTGATATCAAAGCCATGGCAAGAGCCTTTAAAAACGCCGTTATAGCCGGTAGAGACGCCTATCTAGCTAAATTTGGTAGAGTTATAAATACCGCTCAAGCTAGCTCGCCACTAACTGGATTTTTAGGACAATAG
- a CDS encoding flagellin B, with protein MSFRINTNIAAMNAHANSQITDRALSSSLGRLSSGLRIQTAADDASGLVIADSLKSQANSLGQAISNGNDAIGIVQTADKAMDEQIKILDTIKTKAIQAAQDGQNSDSRRALQNDISRLLEELDMIATTTSFNGQQLLNGNFSNKNFQIGAYSNETAKVSIGATNSNTIGHTRFETTLNTYVSVVSLISTGDTLTIKLSGVDGYPNGYEFQAIDADTLKSEGYKAVAEMMNGVSDKTGVKVNVNNTQVMSAAIAGGTINDLKINGVTIGNVTFKANDSDNTLIAAINAKKDETGVEASLDNGRLVLAAKDGRAITVDTNSAGGLSNAGGKETAFSTGGVIYLGQLTFVRQDARDIKIGLNGMSTVASTVFSSNAAISKASVASNAYNQASVNLKYMNAGTISATIAKAMGFFNGGASDAGQQVDQAGGVNTYGGAQAMVDVAESARKTLDKLRADLGSVQNQLVATINNITVTQVNVKSAESQIRDVDFASESANFSKFNILAQSGSYAMSQANAVQQNILRLLQ; from the coding sequence ATGAGTTTTAGAATCAACACTAACATAGCAGCGATGAATGCTCATGCTAACTCACAAATCACAGATAGAGCACTTAGTAGCTCACTTGGTCGCCTTAGTTCAGGCCTTAGAATTCAAACAGCAGCTGATGATGCTTCTGGCTTAGTTATTGCTGACTCACTAAAAAGCCAAGCCAACTCATTAGGTCAAGCTATATCTAATGGTAATGACGCAATAGGTATAGTTCAAACAGCTGATAAAGCTATGGATGAACAGATTAAAATACTAGATACTATTAAAACCAAAGCTATCCAAGCAGCTCAAGATGGTCAAAATAGTGATTCTAGAAGAGCCCTTCAAAATGATATTAGCAGACTTCTTGAAGAGCTAGATATGATAGCTACTACTACAAGCTTTAATGGACAACAACTACTAAATGGTAACTTTAGTAATAAAAACTTCCAAATAGGTGCTTATAGCAATGAAACTGCTAAGGTAAGTATAGGGGCTACAAATTCAAATACTATAGGGCATACGAGGTTTGAGACTACTTTGAATACTTATGTATCTGTGGTGTCGCTAATCTCAACTGGCGATACTTTGACAATAAAACTCAGTGGTGTTGATGGTTATCCTAATGGCTATGAATTTCAAGCTATAGATGCGGATACTCTAAAATCAGAAGGTTACAAAGCTGTAGCTGAAATGATGAATGGTGTAAGTGATAAAACTGGTGTAAAAGTAAATGTAAATAATACTCAAGTTATGTCCGCGGCAATAGCTGGTGGTACAATTAATGATTTAAAAATCAATGGTGTTACAATCGGAAATGTAACATTTAAAGCAAATGATAGCGATAATACCTTAATCGCAGCGATCAATGCTAAAAAGGATGAAACAGGCGTAGAAGCTAGTTTAGATAACGGAAGACTAGTCTTAGCAGCTAAAGATGGTAGAGCTATAACAGTAGATACAAATTCCGCTGGTGGATTAAGTAATGCAGGTGGTAAAGAAACCGCATTTAGTACAGGTGGCGTAATTTATTTAGGTCAATTAACTTTTGTCCGCCAAGATGCTAGGGATATTAAAATAGGCTTAAATGGTATGTCGACTGTTGCTTCTACAGTATTTAGTTCAAACGCAGCAATAAGCAAGGCTTCTGTAGCTTCAAATGCCTACAATCAAGCTAGTGTAAATTTAAAATATATGAATGCTGGAACAATTAGTGCCACGATAGCTAAAGCAATGGGATTTTTCAATGGCGGAGCTTCTGATGCAGGTCAGCAAGTAGATCAAGCCGGTGGGGTAAATACCTATGGTGGTGCTCAAGCTATGGTGGATGTAGCAGAATCAGCTAGAAAAACTTTGGATAAACTAAGAGCAGATCTAGGCTCAGTCCAAAACCAATTAGTAGCAACTATCAATAACATCACAGTTACCCAAGTCAATGTCAAATCAGCTGAAAGTCAGATAAGGGATGTGGATTTTGCTAGTGAGAGTGCGAATTTCTCTAAATTCAATATCCTAGCTCAAAGTGGTAGCTACGCCATGAGCCAAGCCAACGCCGTCCAACAAAATATTTTAAGATTGTTACAATAA
- a CDS encoding lipid-binding SYLF domain-containing protein, producing the protein MRKIIWLIFLSLGLYGGDERLLDSSNAYNIVNRTNKISPSIITNASAIIVFPTFVKAGFILGATVGRGVMIVRDENTNEFIDDRITYHQNSVWSVVPVRLGGATIGLQVGYENNFIVMYLMNRGIIKDIYDNKFTLNASTSVSFMDHSANIGTMSDIGLSDIYVFTNNSGFFAGANLGGSVITVDDKIKVDPNSYGYKQLIQAISVIR; encoded by the coding sequence ATGAGAAAGATTATCTGGCTGATTTTTCTTAGTTTAGGTTTGTATGGTGGTGATGAGAGACTTTTAGATAGCTCAAATGCCTATAATATCGTAAATAGAACAAACAAAATTTCACCATCAATTATCACAAACGCATCTGCTATTATAGTATTTCCTACATTTGTCAAAGCCGGTTTTATCCTAGGAGCAACTGTCGGTCGTGGTGTGATGATAGTGCGCGATGAGAACACAAATGAGTTTATAGATGATAGAATTACATATCACCAAAATAGCGTTTGGAGCGTGGTGCCAGTAAGGCTAGGTGGTGCGACTATCGGATTGCAAGTAGGATATGAGAATAATTTTATTGTAATGTATCTAATGAATAGAGGGATAATAAAAGATATTTACGATAATAAATTTACATTAAATGCTAGCACATCAGTTAGCTTTATGGATCATAGTGCAAATATCGGAACTATGAGCGATATCGGCCTTAGCGATATATATGTATTTACTAATAATAGTGGCTTTTTTGCTGGGGCAAACTTAGGCGGATCTGTGATAACTGTCGATGATAAGATTAAAGTCGATCCAAATTCATATGGTTATAAGCAGTTAATACAGGCTATATCGGTGATAAGATAA